One segment of Bacillus alkalisoli DNA contains the following:
- a CDS encoding 50S ribosomal protein L25/general stress protein Ctc: MSATLQAVERTQFNKSARTKTRQDGHVPAVVYGNNTDNKAISVDGKEFLKTIRNVGRNGIITLEIGSDKRKVMLSDYQTDPLKASEFVHLDFQVVNFKQEIDVDVNVVLTGEAQGVKDGGVLQHVLHQVSVKTLPNNVPEAVEVDISNLAVNETITVGDVQSSGKYTLNHNDEEVIASILPPKQEEEIDSGEEQEPGEPELVEGRENKEEA, translated from the coding sequence ATGAGTGCAACGTTACAAGCGGTGGAAAGAACACAGTTCAATAAATCTGCTAGAACAAAAACGAGACAAGATGGACACGTTCCAGCAGTTGTGTATGGGAATAATACTGATAATAAAGCAATCAGTGTGGATGGAAAAGAGTTTCTTAAAACAATCCGAAATGTAGGTCGAAACGGTATTATTACGCTAGAAATTGGATCAGACAAGCGTAAAGTTATGCTTTCTGACTACCAAACAGATCCATTAAAAGCTAGTGAATTTGTTCATCTCGACTTCCAGGTTGTAAACTTTAAGCAAGAAATTGATGTAGATGTGAATGTTGTTTTAACAGGTGAAGCCCAAGGTGTTAAAGATGGTGGAGTATTGCAACATGTATTGCACCAAGTTTCTGTAAAAACTTTACCAAACAATGTTCCGGAAGCAGTAGAAGTAGATATTTCAAACTTAGCTGTTAACGAAACGATAACAGTTGGGGATGTCCAAAGTTCTGGTAAGTACACGCTAAATCATAATGATGAAGAGGTTATTGCTTCCATCCTTCCTCCGAAACAAGAAGAGGAAATTGATAGTGGTGAAGAGCAAGAGCCTGGTGAACCGGAACTAGTAGAAGGTAGAGAAAATAAAGAAGAGGCGTAA
- the spoVG gene encoding septation regulator SpoVG, with translation MEVTDVRLRRVNTDGRMRAIASITLDHEFVVHDIRVIDGNNGLFVAMPSKRTPDGEFRDIAHPINSGTRGKIQDAVLAEYHRVGELEVEFEEAGAS, from the coding sequence ATGGAAGTAACTGACGTAAGATTACGCCGCGTTAATACCGATGGTCGTATGAGAGCGATCGCATCTATTACACTTGATCATGAATTTGTTGTTCATGATATTCGAGTAATTGATGGTAATAATGGATTATTTGTAGCGATGCCAAGTAAACGCACTCCTGATGGAGAGTTCCGTGATATCGCTCACCCAATTAACTCTGGTACTCGTGGGAAAATTCAAGATGCGGTGTTAGCTGAATATCACCGAGTTGGCGAGTTAGAAGTTGAATTCGAAGAGGCTGGTGCTTCATAA
- a CDS encoding anti-sigma-F factor Fin family protein, which produces MAIHYHCRHCSCKVGSIENSSIYAETLGFHQLSADERKEMINYQQNGDIHVQTICEDCQEALDRYPEFHEYESFIQ; this is translated from the coding sequence ATGGCTATTCATTATCATTGTAGACATTGTAGTTGTAAGGTTGGCTCAATTGAAAACTCAAGTATTTATGCAGAAACATTAGGATTTCATCAACTGTCAGCGGATGAAAGAAAAGAAATGATCAATTACCAACAAAATGGTGATATACATGTACAAACAATTTGTGAAGATTGTCAGGAGGCACTCGATAGATATCCTGAGTTCCACGAATACGAATCTTTTATACAGTAA
- a CDS encoding G5 and 3D domain-containing protein: MFQYMKKLFSGSMGKKKLAVIITSFIVFPTILGFGIFHGTKASITVNANGEVVTLNTHAKTVADVLNDLDITVRSEDYLFPASDTEINDAMEIVWEPAKQVQLVINEKEHMVWTTAKTVKDLLNEQSIHLSEHDKIEPGLDTTIAENLTISLLEAFQLTLVIGGEEKEVWSTSTTVADFLEMHEVTLNKLDRVEPGLEELVTDSTLVEVIRVEKVTDVVEEPTDFSVVTRNDGQLNRGTEKIVQQGSQGLIAKHYEVIIENGKEVSRELIKTETMKESLDRIVAVGTKAPQPPQQVSRSNATTAKEFYVSSTAYTANCNGCSGITATGINLRANPDAKVIAVDPNVIPLGTRVYVEGYGYAIAGDTGGAIVGNKIDVFFPDKSTAFRWGRKRVKIKILN; the protein is encoded by the coding sequence ATGTTTCAATACATGAAAAAACTGTTTTCCGGTTCTATGGGAAAAAAGAAACTAGCAGTAATAATTACTAGTTTCATAGTCTTCCCAACCATACTAGGCTTCGGTATCTTTCACGGTACAAAAGCCTCAATAACAGTAAATGCAAACGGTGAAGTAGTAACACTTAACACGCATGCGAAAACCGTTGCAGATGTTTTAAATGATTTAGATATTACTGTTCGATCTGAGGATTATTTATTTCCCGCTAGCGATACAGAGATTAATGACGCTATGGAAATAGTATGGGAACCAGCCAAGCAAGTTCAACTTGTCATCAACGAGAAAGAACACATGGTGTGGACTACGGCGAAAACAGTCAAAGACTTACTTAACGAACAAAGCATTCATTTATCTGAACACGATAAAATTGAACCAGGACTTGATACAACTATTGCAGAGAATTTAACTATTTCTTTACTTGAGGCATTCCAATTAACGCTAGTTATTGGAGGAGAAGAAAAGGAAGTTTGGTCAACTTCGACTACGGTCGCTGACTTTTTAGAAATGCATGAGGTCACACTAAACAAACTTGACCGAGTTGAGCCAGGATTAGAAGAATTGGTTACAGATAGTACACTTGTAGAAGTAATACGAGTTGAAAAGGTCACCGATGTAGTGGAAGAACCTACTGATTTTAGTGTAGTAACAAGGAATGATGGTCAGTTAAATAGAGGTACAGAAAAAATTGTTCAACAAGGGTCACAAGGATTAATAGCTAAACATTATGAAGTTATAATTGAAAATGGCAAAGAAGTTTCCAGAGAGCTTATTAAAACGGAAACGATGAAAGAAAGTTTGGACCGCATTGTAGCTGTTGGTACAAAAGCGCCACAGCCACCACAACAAGTTTCGCGTAGCAATGCTACAACAGCCAAAGAATTTTATGTAAGTTCTACTGCCTACACGGCTAACTGTAACGGTTGCTCAGGAATTACGGCTACTGGCATTAACTTAAGAGCTAATCCAGATGCAAAAGTTATTGCTGTTGATCCGAATGTTATCCCTCTAGGTACAAGAGTTTATGTGGAAGGTTATGGATATGCAATTGCTGGTGATACGGGTGGAGCAATAGTTGGTAATAAAATTGATGTATTCTTCCCAGATAAATCAACTGCATTTCGATGGGGAAGAAAGCGTGTTAAAATCAAAATTCTTAATTAA
- the purR gene encoding pur operon repressor, which produces MKLRRSGRLVDMTHYLLQHPQVLVPLSLFADRYGSAKSSISEDLGIVKQTFEAQGVGTLVTIPGAAGGVKFIPSVSKEEAAEVVNSLCEAIAKPERLLPGGYLYMTDILGNPRLLNKIGKVFATAFNDKKVDVIMTMATKGIPLAHAVASFLDVPVVIVRRDSRVTEGSTVSINYVSGSSKRIQTMVLAKRSLETGANVLIIDDFMKAGGTVNGMVNLLGEFQANLAGIGVLVESENMEEKLIRDYISLVQLDNVNALEKSIEVKPGNLLTYLNQK; this is translated from the coding sequence ATGAAATTACGTCGGAGTGGACGTCTCGTTGATATGACTCATTATTTATTGCAACACCCTCAAGTACTTGTTCCACTATCTTTGTTCGCTGATAGATATGGATCCGCAAAGTCGTCTATAAGTGAAGACCTTGGCATAGTTAAACAGACGTTTGAAGCGCAAGGTGTCGGTACACTTGTAACGATCCCTGGAGCTGCAGGAGGGGTGAAATTTATCCCTTCTGTTTCAAAAGAAGAGGCAGCAGAGGTTGTCAATAGCTTATGTGAGGCCATTGCAAAACCAGAGAGGCTTTTACCTGGTGGTTATTTGTACATGACAGACATATTAGGGAATCCTCGCCTGTTGAATAAAATTGGGAAAGTCTTTGCTACGGCTTTTAACGATAAAAAGGTTGACGTCATTATGACAATGGCAACGAAAGGAATTCCACTTGCTCATGCAGTAGCAAGCTTTTTAGATGTACCGGTAGTTATTGTTAGAAGAGATAGTAGAGTGACAGAAGGTTCCACTGTAAGCATTAACTATGTTTCCGGATCTTCTAAACGAATTCAAACGATGGTGCTTGCAAAAAGAAGTTTAGAAACAGGTGCCAACGTGTTAATTATTGATGACTTTATGAAAGCTGGAGGCACAGTAAACGGCATGGTAAACCTGCTTGGTGAGTTTCAAGCGAATTTGGCAGGAATCGGAGTACTGGTAGAATCGGAAAATATGGAAGAAAAATTAATTCGTGACTACATTTCCCTTGTTCAACTTGATAACGTGAATGCACTAGAAAAAAGCATTGAAGTAAAGCCAGGGAATTTATTAACATACTTAAATCAAAAATAA
- the glmU gene encoding bifunctional UDP-N-acetylglucosamine diphosphorylase/glucosamine-1-phosphate N-acetyltransferase GlmU, with the protein MSKKYAVILAAGQGTRMKSKLYKVLHPVCGKPMVEHVVDHVASLNFSSVVTVVGHGAELVKTQLGEQSEYVLQEEQLGTAHAVMQAAPILEGKQGITLVICGDTPLITPETMEKLLAEHDRTKAKATILTSYAEDPTGYGRIIRNSSGLVEKVVEHKDASDDERKITEINTGTYCFDNEALFTALKNVSNDNVQGEYYLPDVIEILKNEGEIVSAYQTMNLDETLGVNDRVALALAEKIMRARINKKHMVNGVTIIDSENTYISADTLIGRDTIVYPGTSIEGKTVIGEDNVIGPNTEIKNSKIGNNTNIKQSVIHESEVGNEVNIGPFAHVRPDSVIGNEVKLGNFVEVKKATFGDGSKASHLSYIGDAEVGKDVNIGCGSITVNYDGKKKYLTKIEDGVFVGCNSNLVAPVTVGKGAYVAAGSTITEDVPGNALSIARARQVNKEDYVTKLHSK; encoded by the coding sequence ATGTCGAAAAAATATGCAGTCATTTTAGCGGCCGGTCAAGGTACGCGAATGAAATCTAAACTATACAAAGTACTACACCCTGTATGTGGAAAACCTATGGTAGAACATGTAGTCGATCATGTCGCATCATTAAATTTCTCCAGTGTCGTAACGGTTGTGGGGCATGGTGCAGAATTAGTTAAAACACAACTTGGTGAACAAAGTGAATACGTTTTACAAGAAGAGCAACTTGGAACAGCACATGCTGTAATGCAAGCGGCTCCAATCTTAGAAGGAAAACAAGGTATTACGCTTGTAATTTGTGGTGACACTCCACTTATTACTCCTGAAACAATGGAAAAACTATTGGCTGAACATGATCGAACAAAAGCGAAAGCTACCATTCTTACATCATATGCCGAAGACCCAACTGGTTATGGAAGAATTATTCGAAACAGCTCAGGGTTAGTCGAAAAAGTTGTAGAACATAAAGATGCTTCTGATGATGAAAGAAAGATTACAGAAATCAACACAGGTACGTATTGCTTTGACAATGAAGCATTATTTACAGCGTTAAAAAATGTATCTAATGATAATGTTCAAGGAGAGTACTACTTACCGGATGTAATCGAAATATTAAAGAATGAAGGCGAAATTGTTTCTGCCTACCAAACAATGAATCTAGATGAAACATTAGGTGTGAATGACCGTGTTGCTTTAGCTCTAGCTGAAAAAATTATGCGTGCTCGTATTAACAAAAAGCATATGGTAAATGGAGTAACCATTATTGATTCAGAAAACACTTATATTTCAGCGGATACTCTTATCGGTCGTGACACAATTGTTTACCCAGGTACATCAATAGAAGGAAAAACAGTTATTGGTGAAGATAATGTTATTGGACCTAATACAGAAATTAAAAATAGCAAGATAGGTAACAATACGAACATTAAACAATCCGTTATTCATGAAAGTGAAGTAGGTAATGAAGTAAATATTGGTCCATTTGCACATGTACGTCCCGATTCTGTTATCGGCAATGAAGTAAAGCTTGGTAACTTTGTAGAAGTGAAAAAGGCGACATTTGGTGATGGAAGTAAAGCAAGTCATTTGAGTTATATTGGTGATGCCGAAGTTGGAAAAGATGTAAACATCGGTTGTGGTTCTATTACTGTTAACTATGATGGCAAGAAAAAGTACTTAACAAAAATAGAAGATGGAGTGTTTGTTGGATGTAACTCTAACCTTGTAGCTCCTGTAACGGTAGGAAAAGGTGCATATGTAGCAGCCGGTTCCACTATTACAGAAGATGTTCCAGGGAATGCACTTTCCATTGCAAGAGCACGCCAAGTCAATAAAGAAGACTATGTAACGAAGCTTCATTCTAAATAA
- the ispE gene encoding 4-(cytidine 5'-diphospho)-2-C-methyl-D-erythritol kinase: MRVLEKAPAKINLSLDVLHKRPDGYHEVEMVMTTIDLADRVELTSRKDGVIHIVSHNRFVPDDNRNLAYQAAQLLKDKFSITDGVSISITKTIPVAAGLAGGSSDAAATLRGLNRLWKLGLSLDDLAEIGAQIGSDVSFCVYGGTALATGRGEIIKPIPAPPHCWVVLAKPTIGVSTSEIYGNLDVEKVEHPDVAGMVQAIQNEDYDQVTSLLGNALETVTLKLYPEVANIKDQMKKFGADAVLMSGSGPTVFGLVQHDSRMHRIYNGLRGFCDQVFAVRLMGEQNKLD; the protein is encoded by the coding sequence GTGAGAGTATTAGAAAAAGCACCAGCGAAAATTAATTTATCGCTAGACGTGCTACATAAAAGACCAGATGGCTATCACGAAGTAGAAATGGTCATGACAACGATTGACTTAGCTGACCGAGTAGAATTAACTTCTAGAAAAGATGGAGTGATTCATATCGTGTCTCACAATCGTTTTGTACCAGACGACAACCGCAACTTGGCATATCAAGCTGCACAGCTATTAAAGGATAAATTTTCTATCACAGATGGTGTATCCATTTCTATCACTAAAACAATTCCTGTTGCAGCAGGCTTAGCAGGAGGAAGTAGTGATGCAGCAGCTACGCTAAGGGGACTAAATAGGTTGTGGAAACTAGGTCTTTCTTTAGATGACTTAGCGGAGATTGGCGCACAAATAGGTTCAGATGTTTCCTTTTGTGTATATGGTGGAACAGCTTTAGCAACTGGACGCGGGGAAATAATTAAGCCGATACCAGCTCCACCGCATTGCTGGGTCGTTTTGGCAAAACCTACTATCGGTGTATCAACTTCAGAAATATATGGCAATCTAGACGTTGAAAAGGTTGAGCACCCAGATGTTGCTGGGATGGTACAAGCCATTCAAAATGAAGATTATGACCAAGTGACAAGTTTGTTAGGCAATGCGTTAGAAACTGTTACATTAAAGTTATATCCAGAAGTAGCTAATATTAAAGATCAAATGAAGAAATTCGGAGCCGATGCCGTGTTAATGAGTGGAAGTGGACCTACCGTGTTTGGTTTAGTTCAACATGACTCTAGGATGCACCGAATTTATAATGGTTTAAGAGGATTTTGTGATCAAGTTTTTGCAGTTAGATTGATGGGGGAACAGAATAAGCTTGATTAA
- a CDS encoding ribose-phosphate diphosphokinase has translation MPYKYAGSNLKIFTLNSNIALAEEIATHIGVPLGKCSVARFSDGEVQINIEESIRGCDVFVIQSTSAPVNEHIMETLIMIDALKRASAKTINIVMPYYGYGRQDRKARAREPITAKLVANLLETAGATRVITLDLHAPQIQGFFDILIDHLMGVPILAEYFESKGLEDIVIVSPDHGGVTRARKLADRLKAPIAIIDKRRPRPNVAEVMNIVGHIEGRTAILIDDMIDTAGTITLAANALIENGAKEVYACCTHPVLSGPAIERIDSSKIKELVVTNTIALSEEKKSSKITELSVAKLISEAIVRVYEQKSVSTLFD, from the coding sequence ATGCCTTATAAATATGCTGGATCTAATCTTAAAATTTTCACTTTAAATTCTAATATCGCTTTAGCAGAGGAAATCGCTACTCACATCGGTGTTCCGCTGGGGAAATGTTCTGTAGCGCGTTTTAGTGATGGAGAAGTACAAATCAACATTGAAGAAAGTATTCGTGGTTGCGATGTTTTCGTTATTCAATCAACTAGTGCACCTGTTAACGAACATATCATGGAAACGCTTATTATGATTGATGCATTAAAGCGTGCATCTGCTAAAACAATTAATATCGTTATGCCTTATTACGGCTATGGTAGACAAGACCGTAAAGCGCGTGCTCGTGAGCCAATTACAGCGAAATTAGTAGCAAACTTATTAGAAACTGCTGGTGCTACTCGTGTGATTACATTAGATTTACATGCTCCACAAATTCAAGGTTTCTTTGACATCTTAATTGACCACCTGATGGGTGTACCAATTTTAGCGGAGTACTTTGAAAGCAAAGGATTAGAAGATATTGTTATCGTTTCTCCAGACCACGGCGGTGTTACTCGTGCAAGAAAGCTTGCTGATCGCCTGAAAGCACCAATTGCTATTATTGATAAGCGCAGACCTCGTCCAAATGTTGCAGAAGTAATGAATATCGTAGGTCATATTGAAGGACGTACAGCTATTTTAATAGATGATATGATTGATACAGCTGGTACGATTACATTAGCGGCAAACGCACTCATAGAAAACGGTGCAAAAGAAGTGTATGCATGTTGTACACATCCAGTACTTTCTGGACCAGCTATTGAGCGTATTGATAGCTCGAAAATTAAAGAATTAGTCGTTACGAATACAATTGCACTTTCTGAAGAAAAGAAAAGCTCAAAGATTACAGAACTATCTGTAGCCAAACTTATTTCTGAAGCAATCGTACGTGTTTATGAACAGAAATCTGTAAGTACGTTATTTGATTAA
- the pth gene encoding aminoacyl-tRNA hydrolase codes for MKLFVGLGNPGLQYDQTRHNIGFMVIDELAKRWNIPLTQSKFKGAFGHGMVQGEKVLLVKPLTYMNLSGECIRPLMDFYKVDIEDIYVIYDDLDLPVGKLRLRQKGSAGGHNGIKSLLQHLHTQEFNRIRMGISRPQNGQSVSDYVLGKFTSEELAVMKDSMQKASDACEESLKTEFLQVMNNFNK; via the coding sequence ATGAAGCTTTTTGTAGGACTAGGGAATCCAGGTCTACAATATGATCAAACACGCCATAATATTGGATTTATGGTAATAGATGAATTAGCAAAGCGCTGGAACATCCCTTTAACACAATCAAAGTTTAAAGGCGCGTTTGGACATGGAATGGTTCAAGGAGAAAAAGTATTATTAGTGAAACCATTAACGTATATGAACTTATCAGGAGAGTGTATAAGGCCGTTAATGGACTTTTATAAAGTAGATATAGAAGACATATATGTAATCTATGACGATCTCGATCTTCCAGTAGGAAAATTACGACTACGTCAAAAAGGAAGTGCTGGCGGACATAACGGTATTAAATCGCTTTTACAGCACCTACATACGCAAGAGTTTAATCGAATCCGAATGGGGATTTCACGTCCTCAAAACGGTCAATCTGTTTCTGATTATGTATTAGGAAAGTTTACTTCAGAAGAGTTAGCAGTCATGAAGGATTCTATGCAAAAGGCATCTGACGCATGTGAAGAATCACTGAAAACAGAATTTTTACAAGTCATGAACAACTTTAATAAGTGA
- the rsmA gene encoding 16S rRNA (adenine(1518)-N(6)/adenine(1519)-N(6))-dimethyltransferase RsmA → MQNELKDIATPIRTKQILEKHGFSFKKSLGQNFLIDTNILRNIVEFAGVTEGTAAIEVGPGIGALTEQVAKRAGKVVAFEIDQRLLPILEETLAPYENVQVIHQDILKADVKTVLEREFADFNEIKVVANLPYYVTTPIIMKLLTEQLPLTNITVMLQKEVADRMAAKPGTKNYGSLSIAVQYYTKAETVMIVPRTVFVPQPNVDSAVIRLTVRTSPAVLVKDEDFFFEVVRASFAQRRKTILNNLTSNLPSGKEKKANVEQALSEANIDPKRRGETLSIEEFGLLSDKLYNVIKN, encoded by the coding sequence ATGCAAAATGAACTAAAAGATATAGCTACCCCTATACGAACGAAGCAAATACTAGAAAAACATGGGTTTTCTTTTAAAAAGAGCCTTGGGCAAAACTTCTTAATAGATACCAATATATTGAGAAATATTGTAGAGTTTGCAGGGGTAACGGAAGGTACAGCAGCAATTGAAGTCGGTCCCGGTATTGGAGCGCTAACAGAGCAAGTTGCCAAACGTGCAGGGAAAGTTGTAGCCTTTGAAATTGACCAACGACTATTACCGATCTTAGAAGAAACATTAGCACCTTATGAAAATGTGCAAGTTATTCATCAAGATATATTAAAAGCGGATGTAAAAACAGTATTAGAACGTGAATTTGCTGATTTTAACGAAATTAAAGTAGTAGCTAATTTACCTTATTACGTGACCACACCGATTATAATGAAGTTATTAACGGAGCAGTTACCATTAACGAACATTACTGTAATGTTACAAAAAGAGGTAGCAGACCGAATGGCAGCAAAGCCAGGAACGAAAAATTATGGTTCATTATCGATTGCTGTACAATATTATACAAAAGCAGAAACCGTCATGATTGTTCCAAGAACTGTTTTTGTTCCACAACCAAACGTAGATTCGGCAGTGATTCGCCTAACTGTTCGTACAAGTCCAGCAGTTCTAGTGAAAGACGAGGACTTCTTCTTTGAAGTAGTACGTGCTAGCTTCGCGCAAAGAAGAAAAACGATACTTAATAATTTAACGAGCAACCTACCTTCTGGAAAAGAGAAGAAGGCAAATGTGGAACAAGCGCTCTCAGAAGCCAATATAGATCCGAAACGACGCGGAGAGACTTTATCTATCGAAGAGTTTGGATTGCTTAGTGACAAACTTTATAACGTAATTAAAAACTAA
- the rnmV gene encoding ribonuclease M5: protein MKIKEIIVVEGKDDTVAIKRAVDADTIETGGSAINDDVLTQIKLAQDTRGVIVFTDPDFPGHKIRNTISEHIPGCKHAFISKDKAKPKRGKGLGVEHASIEDIREALTGLHQEYEQPTGEITTDVLLGYQLIGHTTSKKKREKLGEILKFGYTNGKQLQKRLQMYHISLEQLSDAVAEMNSEEQ from the coding sequence ATGAAAATTAAAGAAATAATTGTAGTCGAAGGTAAAGACGATACAGTTGCTATCAAAAGAGCAGTAGATGCAGACACAATTGAAACAGGTGGTTCTGCTATAAACGATGATGTATTAACGCAAATTAAGCTTGCCCAGGATACAAGAGGTGTCATTGTCTTTACCGACCCTGACTTCCCTGGACATAAAATAAGAAATACAATTTCCGAGCATATACCTGGTTGTAAACATGCATTTATTTCTAAAGATAAAGCAAAACCGAAACGAGGTAAAGGTCTTGGGGTGGAGCATGCTTCTATCGAAGATATTAGAGAAGCTCTAACAGGATTACATCAAGAGTATGAACAGCCAACAGGTGAAATAACTACCGATGTGTTATTAGGGTACCAGCTTATTGGTCATACTACTTCTAAAAAGAAACGGGAAAAGCTTGGGGAAATATTAAAGTTTGGCTACACGAACGGAAAGCAATTGCAAAAGCGATTGCAAATGTATCATATATCTCTGGAGCAGTTGAGTGATGCAGTTGCTGAGATGAATTCGGAGGAACAATAA
- a CDS encoding RidA family protein, translated as MKIINTKLAPEAIGPYSQGIVVNNLFYSSGQIPLKANGELVTGDVQEQTHQVFVNLKAVLESAGASLETVVKATVFIKDMNDFASINEVYGEYFSKHKPARSCVEVARLPKDVLVEIEVIALVK; from the coding sequence TTGAAAATTATTAATACAAAACTTGCACCAGAGGCAATTGGACCATATTCACAAGGTATTGTTGTAAATAACTTGTTTTACAGTTCAGGACAAATACCTTTAAAAGCGAATGGAGAATTAGTAACGGGAGATGTTCAAGAACAAACACATCAAGTCTTTGTAAATTTAAAAGCAGTATTAGAGAGTGCTGGAGCATCGCTAGAAACAGTCGTGAAGGCAACTGTATTTATTAAGGATATGAATGACTTTGCATCCATTAACGAAGTTTACGGAGAGTATTTTAGTAAGCATAAACCTGCACGTTCATGTGTGGAAGTTGCTAGATTACCAAAAGACGTACTTGTAGAAATTGAAGTAATTGCATTAGTAAAATAG
- the yabG gene encoding sporulation peptidase YabG, translating into MRISIGDVVARKKYNFDLLFRVIDIQQRENDYPLVLLYGEDVRLMADASYDDLVIVTEEKQKERKKKEDSKMQRSLHLFRQDYALIREKSEYEATGGYETNQDYFQLPGKVLHIDGDPLYLQKCLDLYEKLGVPVYGVHCHEKEMSTKVGPLIERYQPNILVITGHDAYSKSKGKVSDITAYRHSRHFVQTVREARRVEPNLDELVIFAGACQSHFESLIRAGANFASSPSRVNIHALDPVYIVARICFTSFMERVNVWDVLRNTLTGDKGLGGIDTRGLLRTGMPYRPYTEDQDEDDS; encoded by the coding sequence ATGAGAATATCAATAGGAGATGTTGTTGCACGAAAAAAATATAATTTTGACTTGTTATTTAGGGTGATCGATATTCAGCAACGAGAAAATGACTATCCACTAGTTCTTTTATACGGAGAAGATGTACGATTAATGGCAGATGCATCATACGACGATTTAGTAATCGTTACAGAAGAGAAACAAAAAGAAAGAAAGAAAAAGGAAGACTCTAAAATGCAAAGGTCACTTCACCTTTTTCGTCAAGATTACGCATTAATTCGTGAAAAGAGCGAATATGAAGCGACAGGGGGATATGAGACGAATCAAGATTACTTTCAGCTACCCGGAAAAGTGCTTCATATAGACGGCGATCCTTTATATTTACAAAAGTGTTTAGACTTATATGAAAAACTAGGAGTTCCTGTTTATGGTGTACATTGCCATGAAAAAGAAATGTCGACGAAAGTAGGACCGCTAATTGAGCGCTATCAACCAAACATATTAGTTATTACTGGACATGATGCGTATTCAAAATCAAAAGGAAAAGTATCTGACATTACAGCTTACCGTCATTCCAGACACTTTGTGCAAACGGTTAGGGAAGCAAGAAGGGTTGAACCTAACTTAGACGAATTAGTTATTTTTGCAGGGGCGTGTCAGTCGCATTTTGAGTCATTAATACGCGCTGGTGCTAATTTTGCAAGTTCACCATCAAGAGTAAACATACACGCGTTAGATCCAGTATATATCGTTGCTAGAATATGCTTTACCTCGTTTATGGAGAGAGTGAATGTTTGGGATGTTTTAAGAAATACGCTAACGGGAGACAAAGGCTTAGGCGGGATTGATACAAGAGGATTATTACGAACTGGAATGCCTTACAGACCATATACAGAAGACCAAGATGAGGATGACTCTTAA
- a CDS encoding small, acid-soluble spore protein, alpha/beta type, translating into MARKRRGIMSYQLKEELAKELGFYDVVQKEGWGAIRAKDAGNMVKLAIEIAEKQLATKNNQ; encoded by the coding sequence ATGGCGAGAAAACGTCGAGGTATCATGTCTTATCAACTCAAAGAAGAATTAGCTAAAGAACTAGGATTTTATGATGTTGTCCAAAAAGAAGGCTGGGGAGCTATCCGTGCTAAAGACGCTGGTAACATGGTGAAATTAGCAATTGAAATAGCCGAAAAACAGTTAGCAACGAAAAATAATCAATAA
- the veg gene encoding biofilm formation stimulator Veg — MGKTLNDIKNSLDGNLGKRLTLRANGGRRKTIERVGILAETYPAVFVIELDQDENSFERVSYSYADVLTETVQLTFFEEQGSMA; from the coding sequence ATGGGAAAAACCTTAAATGATATTAAAAATTCGTTAGACGGCAATCTGGGTAAAAGATTGACCCTTCGTGCAAATGGAGGCCGTAGGAAAACCATTGAACGCGTCGGTATTTTAGCAGAAACATACCCTGCTGTATTTGTAATAGAACTAGATCAAGATGAGAATTCGTTTGAACGTGTGTCCTACAGCTATGCAGATGTCCTCACAGAGACGGTACAACTTACATTCTTCGAAGAACAAGGGAGTATGGCATAA